The proteins below are encoded in one region of Chaetodon trifascialis isolate fChaTrf1 chromosome 11, fChaTrf1.hap1, whole genome shotgun sequence:
- the amotl2b gene encoding angiomotin-like 2b, with product MSSTEEPSGTVLHRLIQEQLRYGNPTDTRTLLAIQQQALRGGNGSNSGPSSGGDMGRSPRSSLESLTQEEPPFPQLSARQEPQGQEHQGDYHHSESGYQLYQLHGEELPTYEQAKAHSQYLASHWAPTGPIRQPHEGTLLHEGAFHEETDLMELKCSHVRSLSEHRMQISLERNDAAAKAEAIKTTSHSYPELPYYTPQALQSLDKRSPPPEYSAPVQGQGFIPHQVQEPMQAQQHRYVQPSQPAEVPCYSTFTSLPPAGLEEPNQVELLLMENERLRQELEAHREKSGRIQKLEQEIQRISEAYETLMQGSSKRENLEQTLRKRLVAEIRRLQDFNRDLRENLENARTHVAKEVEAADHNQHIMAKLLEQNEEQNFERERVERELQRLRATAEEQSTRAKRLEEALEAARGRGRQLEEELRRKRAYVEKVERLQSALAQLQSTCEKRESLEMKLRTRLEQELRSLRAQQRQSQPPGVTMSSLQERLREREERILALEADMVRWEQKYLEESTMRQFAMEVAATAAAQRDTTIINHSPCHSSNNSFNDELPVADYRNQEMENRIRALYAQILEKDAVIKILNQRLHQDQGRKDEQSCRANLLNTAGASLRPATSTPSISTTNSTTRSRGKSLSDDQTLPNRQFSAQSEPGTLERQVEGPKAKEAASTTKLNSDKTAPKKLLLNPFRGLDELESEAVEIFI from the exons ATGTCGTCCACTGAAGAGCCGTCTGGCACGGTCCTGCACCGGCTCATCCAGGAGCAGCTCCGCTATGGAAACCCCACAGACACCCGCACCTTGTTAGCCATCCAGCAGCAGGCCCTGCGTGGAGGCAATGGAAGCAACAGTGGACCCAGCAGTGGAGGCGACATGGGCAGGAGCCCACGATCCTCTTTGGAGAGTCTCACTCAGGAGGAACCTCCGTTCCCTCAGCTCTCTGCGAGGCAGGAGCCTCAGGGCCAGGAGCACCAGGGGGACTATCACCACTCAGAAAGTGGCTACCAGCTCTACCAGCTGCACGGGGAAGAGCTGCCGACGTATGAGCAAGCTAAGGCGCACTCTCAGTATCTGGCTTCTCACTGGGCCCCTACAGGCCCCATCAGGCAGCCCCATGAGGGCACGCTCCTGCATGAGGGGGCCTTCCACGAAGAGACAGACCTGATGGAGCTGAAGTGCAGCCACGTGCGGTCACTCAGTGAGCATCGCATGCAGATATCCCTGGAGAGGAATGATGCAGCTGCTAAAGCAGAGGCCATCAAAACCACCTCTCACAGCTACCCCGAGCTTCCATACTACACACCGCAGGCCCTCCAGAGCTTGGACAAACGCAGCCCACCTCCAGAGTACTCGGCCCCCGTCCAGGGCCAAGGATTTATCCCTCACCAGGTCCAGGAGCCGATGCAGGCGCAGCAGCACAG GTATGTCCAGCCTAGTCAGCCAGCAGAAGTCCCCTGTTACAGCACATTCACCAGcctgccacctgctggtttGGAGGAGCCCAaccaggtggagctgctgctgatggagaaTGAGAGGCTGAGGCAAGAGCTGGAGGCGCACAGGGAGAAGAGCGGCCGTATTCAGAAG TTGGAGCAGGAGATCCAGCGTATTTCAGAGGCCTATGAGACACTGATGCAGGGCAGCAGTAAGAGGGAAAACCTGGAGCAGACGCTGAGGAAGAGGCTTGTAGCTGAGATCAGGAGGCTGCAGGATTTCAACAGAGACCTCAGAG AAAACTTGGAAAACGCCAGAACGCATGTCGCAAAAGAAGTAGAAGCAGCCGACCACAACCAGCACATCATGGCGAAACTGCTGGAGCAAA ACGAGGAGCAGAACTTTGAGCGGGAGCGCGTGGAGCGCGAGTTGCAGCGGTTGCGagccacagcagaggagcagagcacCAGGGCAAAGCGGCTCGAGGAGGCCCTGGAGGCGGCTCGGGGACGGGGTCGCCAGcttgaggaggagctgaggaggaagagggcgtacgtggagaaggtggagaggCTCCAGAGCGCGCTGGCTCAGCTACAGTCCACTTGCGAGAAGAGGGAGAGCCTGGAGATGAAGCTGAGGACGCGACTAGAGCAGGAGCTGAGGAGTCTGAGGGCGCAGCAG AGGCAGTCCCAGCCTCCCGGAGTAACCATGAGCTCCCTCCAAGAGCGCCTGCGGGAGCGCGAGGAGCGAATCCTGGCCCTTGAGGCCGACATGGTGCGCTGGGAGCAGAAGTACCTGGAGGAGAGCACCATGAGGCAGTTTGCAATGGAGGTGGCCGCCACTGCCGCTGCTCAGAG GGACACCACCATCATTAACCACTCGCCCTGCCACTCCTCCAACAACAGCTTCAACGACGAGCTGCCCGTTGCTGACTACAGGAATCAGGAGATGGAGAACAG GATCCGTGCTCTGTACGCTCAGATCTTAGAAAAAGATGCTGTGATAAAGATCCTAAACCAGCGGCTGCACCAGGACCAGGGGAGGAAGGATGAGCAAAGCTGCCGCGCAAACCTCCTGAATACAGCAGGGGCATCTCTCCGACCCGCCACCTCCACTCcctccatcagcaccaccaacagCACCACAAGGAGTCGAG GTAAGAGTCTTTCAGATGATCAGACTTTGCCAAACCGTCAGTTCTCTGCCCAGTCTGAACCTGGAACGCTAGAACGGCAGGTGGAGGGACCCAAAGCCAAAGAGGCTGCCAGCACAACTAAGCTCAACAGTG acaaGACAGCGCCTAAGAAGTTGCTATTAAACCCCTTCAGAGGCCTGGACGAGCTGGAGTCAGAGGCAGTGGAAATCTTCATTTAA
- the LOC139339436 gene encoding uncharacterized protein gives MCSVVGCYSWRRTAQRFKLPEDPERRLEWVQFLAAANKQRFKESSWTDITICSEHFKDGCFENLTPSRSGVTGNVQLTLKPSAVPSLCVQSESDEPEPHLERPQCVELMETTEDTCQRDLSPSEESRLSSTACGSPVPREASTDAPDVFMSVYGQMHPRNVNIDLIREKAALLQMKGKYVVNEKRLLQLFSCKCPLCGSKVTVEKVTDGLLVILNQQCLQCGYRNQWKSQVNASVPSDEDQHLTGGSDVIPEIQQAWTTDDTHGSITGVPEIVAVIGDESDTVDETEESCDQGDMDSDEDWKPAKHFLLARGLEKETDDKTKNQEEERYDCPSLAPKHSQLCTECGMFFSKQRSHTCEHKVKPYSCNICGKRCVSEVALNCHSRVHNENYEHRCKYCHVTFKTKVDKRSHEQTHLTEGKPYKCPDCSETFATNKDRSVHLEDHRGPRKLKCDICGIQFVTPLSLQRHLAVHTGVRPFKCSVCDRGFNQASHLKSHMRLHTGERPYKCQHCDKCFNHNVSLKSHVQRYHTSVSGCEQKKEKICKRESDTGDGEGNGSKKCTNSDGDNVDEEQDTEEEVQKETADLPKNKKRSTGRPIGRPKRNEPGNLVLAVQVEGQCSKAKTGKKLLSQKLKRAQCSELSDSDTSFDSAGEEEERSEEVTSSASRSRGRGKVSDSDSDFDPEERKKKRCSSQSSGKSFGKGRGKPRKNLVV, from the exons ATGTGCTCAGTCGTCGGATGTTATTCGTGGCGTCGCACTGCGCAACGGTTCAAGTTACCGGAGGACCCGGAGAGGAGGCTGGAGTGGGTCCAGTTTCTCGCTGCAGCCAATAAGCAGCGTTTTAAAGAGTCGTCCTGGACGGACATCACCATCTGCAGCGAACACTTTAAAGATGGCTGTTTTGAAAACCTGACGCCGAGCCGTTCAGGCGTGACTGGCAACGTCCAGCTAACGTTAAAGCCCAGCGCCGTCCCATCACTGTGCGTCCAGTCAGAGTCAGACGAGCCTGAGCCACATCTGGAGAGGCCACAGTGTGTG GAGCTGATGGAAACCACAGAAGATACTTGTCAGCGtgatctctctccctctgaagaATCAAGACTTTCTTCCACAG CCTGTGGAAGCCCAGTCCCAAGAGAAGCCTCGACTGATGCTCCAGATGTGTTCATGTCAGTATACGGCCAGATGCATCCAAGAAATGTGAACATTGATCTGATCAGAGAAAA AGCTGCACTTCTACAGATGAAGGGGAAGTATGTTGTGAACGAAAAACGCCTCCTCCAGTTGTTTAGCTGCAAGTGTCCGTTGTGTGGTTCTAAGGTAACGGTGGAGAAGGTCACCGATGGGTTGCTGGTTATCTTGAACCAGCAGTGCCTTCAGTGTGGGTACAGAAACCAGTGGAAAAGCCAAGTCAATGCCTCTGTCCCATCAGATGAAGATCAACACCTGACAGGAGGCTCAGATGTAATTCCAGAGATCCAACAG GCATGGACAACAGATGACACCCATGGCAGTATCACAGGAGTCCCTGAAATAGTCGCTGTTATTGGTGATGAAAGCGATACTGTGGATGAAACAGAGGAATCGTGTGATCAGGGTGACATGGACTCAGATGAGGACTGGAAGCCAGCGAAGCATTTTTTGCTGGCCAGAGGGCTTGAAAAGGAAACAGATGACAAAACCAAAAATCAGGAGGAAGAAAGATACGATTGTCCTTCGCTTGCCCCCAAACACAGTCAGCTCTGCACAGAGTGTGGGATGTTTTTCAGTAAACAGAGGTCTCACACGTGTGAGCACAAAGTTAAACCCTATTCATGCAACATCTGTGGTAAGCGATGTGTCAGCGAGGTCGCGCTAAATTGTCACAGCAGAGTTCACAATGAAAACTACGAGCATCGGTGCAAATACTGCCACGTTACGTTCAAAACAAAGGTGGACAAACGCAGCCATGAGCAGACCCACCTCACTGAAGGAAAGCCCTACAAATGTCCCGACTGCTCAGAGACGTTTGCCACAAATAAGGACCGCAGCGTCCACCTGGAGGACCACAGAGGCCCTCGGAAGTTAAAGTGCGACATCTGTGGGATTCAGTTCGTCACGCCGCTTTCTCTCCAGAGACACTTGGCTGTGCACACAGGAGTGAGGCCATTTAAGTGTTCAGTGTGCGACCGTGGCTTCAACCAGGCGAGCCACCTGAAGTCCCACATGCGTCTGCACACAGGGGAGAGGCCTTACAAGTGCCAGCACTGTGACAAATGCTTCAATCACAACGTGAGCTTGAAGAGTCACGTCCAGCGTTACCACACATCGGTTTCTGGCTGcgaacagaaaaaagaaaagatatgCAAAAGGGAAAGTGACACTGGTGATGGTGAGGGTAATGGGAGCAAGAAATGCACAAATTCTGACGGTGACAATGTGGACGAAGAACAAGACACggaagaggaggtgcagaaggAGACAGCAGACctgccaaaaaataaaaagaggagcACAGGTCGACCGATTGGAAGGCCGAAGAGAAATGAACCCGGGAATTTGGTTCTGGCAGTTCAAGTGGAAGGCCAGTGTTCAAAGGCCAAGACTGGAAAAAAACTGTTAAGCCAGAAGCTGAAGAGAGCACAATGCAGCGAGCTGAGTGACAGCGACACGTCCTTCGATTCagcgggggaggaggaggagaggagcgaggaggtgaCGTCGAGCGCAAGCAGATCAAGAGGAAGGGGAAAGGTTTCGGACAGTGACTCTGATTTTGAcccagaagaaagaaagaaaaagaggtgCAGCAGCCAGAGCAGCGGCAAGAGTTTCGGGAAGGGCAGAGGAAAACCGAGGAAAAATCTAGTGGTGTGA
- the LOC139339005 gene encoding uncharacterized protein produces the protein MCSVVGCDSWRRTAQRFKLPEDPERRLEWVQFLLEVNVQRLKESSWTDITICSEHFTRSCFVDVTDTVQLKSSAVPSLCLKSEPDDPEPDEHEPEQETFEEVSSQCDQFGPNDSSSSCSEESQLTSLAAEESPEPSDASDAFVCDYAEMLQKIANIDVIREKAALLQMKGKYVVNENQLLQLFSSKCPLCGSKVKVEKFTYGVLIHLNQRCLQCEYRHKWKSQVNASVPSDEHSDVPPESKQTVSTPALINEESEPMDETEESGNEGGMDSDEDWNPKSDVSLEHELLNDESDEESESESENESYDYPPLAFKHSQLCTECGKFFNGLRSHTCEHKVKPYSCNICGKRCVSEVALNCHSRVHDENYEHRCKYCHVTFKTKVDKRRHEQTHLTEGKPYKCPDCSETFATNKDRSVHLEDHRGPRQLKCDICGIEFYRPLSLQRHLAVHTGAKPFKCSVCDRGFNQASHLKSHMRLHTGERPYKCQHCDQCFNHNVSLKSHIQRYHTSVSGCEQKQGKKNKTASDSVDPVENGNEKGSRLGSVEEHYKGEKAQNERTNMPKRKRRSTGRPIGRPKRNAADSLAEGGGVQGQHSNTKTARAKGRKLKRTRRSDGQSEDEPPESDISFDSAEGEEEGSEEVTSSASRSSRRPKKSERDSPENSKKKRCSSQSGGKGSGKRLGRPGKNQVVEDT, from the exons ATGTGCTCCGTCGTCGGATGTGATTCGTGGCGTCGCACTGCGCAGCGGTTCAAGTTACCGGAGGATCCGGAGAGGAGGCTGGAGTGGGTCCAGTTCCTGCTCGAAGTCAACGTTCAAAGACTGAAAGAGTCGTCCTGGACTGATATCACCATTTGCAGCGAGCACTTCACTCGTAGTTGCTTTGTAGACGTGACCGACACGGTCCAGCTGAAGTCCAGCGCTGTCCCATCACTGTGTCTCAAGTCAGAGCCAGACGACCCTGAGCCAGACGAACATGAGCCAGAGCAG GAGACCTTTGAAGAAGTTTCTTCTCAGTGTGATCAATTTGGACCAAATGATAGTTCATCTTCCTGTTCTGAAGAATCACAACTAACTTCATTGG CTGCCGAAGAAAGCCCAGAGCCAAGCGACGCTTCAGATGCTTTCGTGTGTGATTATGCTGAGATGCTTCAAAAGATCGCGAACATCGATGTGATCAGGGAAAA agCTGCACTTCTACAGATGAAAGGGAAGTATGTCGTGAATGAAAATCAACTCCTCCAGTTGTTTAGCAGCAAGTGTCCGCTGTGTGGTTCTAAGGTGAAGGTGGAGAAGTTCACTTATGGGGTGCTGATCCACTTGAACCAACGGTGCCTTCAGTGTGAGTACAGGCACAAGTGGAAAAGCCAAGTCAATGCCAGCGTCCCATCAGATGAACACTCAGATGTACCTCCAGAGAGCAAACAG ACCGTGTCAACACCTGCTCTTATCAATGAGGAGAGTGAACCCATGGATGAAACGGAGGAATCAGGCAATGAAGGCGGCATGGATTCAGACGAGGACTGGAATCCAAAGAGCGACGTTTCGCTGGAGCACGAGCTTCTGAACGATGAATCTGATGAGGAAAGCGAAAGCGAAAGCGAGAATGAAAGCTACGATTACCCTCCGCTTGCCTTCAAACACAGTCAGCTCTGCACAGAGTGTGGAAAGTTCTTCAACGGACTGAGGTCTCACACGTGTGAGCACAAAGTTAAACCCTATTCTTGCAACATTTGTGGTAAGCGATGTGTCAGCGAGGTCGCGCTAAATTGTCACAGCAGAGTCCACGATGAAAACTACGAGCATCGGTGCAAATACTGCCACGTTACGTTCAAAACAAAGGTGGACAAACGCAGACACGAGCAGACCCACCTCACTGAAGGAAAGCCCTACAAATGTCCCGACTGTTCAGAGACGTTTGCCACAAATAAGGACCGCAGCGTCCACCTGGAGGACCACAGAGGCCCCCGACAGCTAAAGTGTGACATCTGTGGGATTGAATTTTACCGTCCCCTGTCTCTTCAGAGACACTTGGCTGTGCACACAGGGGCGAAGCCATTTAAGTGTTCAGTGTGCGACCGTGGCTTCAACCAGGCGAGCCACCTGAAGTCCCACATGCGTCTGCACACAGGGGAGAGGCCTTATAAGTGCCAGCACTGTGACCAATGCTTCAATCACAACGTGAGCTTGAAGAGTCACATCCAGCGTTACCACACATCGGTTTCTGGCTGCGAACAGAAGcagggtaaaaaaaacaaaactgcaagCGACAGCGTTGATCCTGTGGAAAATGGGAACGAGAAAGGCTCAAGGCTTGGCAGCGTGGAGGAACATTATAAAGGAGAGAAGGCGCAGAATGAGAGAACAAATATgccaaaaaggaaaaggaggagcaCAGGTAGACCCATAGGAAGGCCGAAGAGAAATGCAGCAGACAGCTTggctgagggagggggagtgcAGGGCCAGCATTCAAACACTAAGACAGCCAGAGCAAAGGGGCGGAAGTTAAAGAGGACACGTCGCAGCGATGGACAGAGCGAGGACGAGCCGCCAGAAAGTGACATATCCTTTGACTCtgcagagggtgaagaggaagggagtgAGGAAGTGACATCAAGTGCAAGCAGATCAAGTAGAAGGCCAAAGAAGTCTGAGCGTGACTCCCCAGAAAACTCTAAGAAAAAGAGGTGCAGCAGCCAGAGCGGTGGGAAGGGCTCAGGGAAGCGCCTGGGAAGACCAGGAAAGAATCAAGTCGTGGAAGACActtaa
- the LOC139338347 gene encoding uncharacterized protein yields the protein MCSVLTCDSWRRSAHRFKLPEDPERRLEWVQFLFEVNGQRLKESSWTDITICSEHFTDDCFSDVTGVVQLKPTVVPSVCLQSEPEQPVDSPQCMEPVQITHIAYQCDDLDPRNSPASSSETSTGSQASPESSGVSVSYSPDRAPQNVMTGLNKEKAALLQMRGKFVVNESCLLQLFRRKCPSCGCKLQMEKVTYGALIFFNQRCLQCEYRYEWKSQVNASVPSDEFQHSGGTSETQQEVPSGDDPSNRVFSEIVTFSDEDSDPSDEGEEGDDGGVSSDGEWNPTEDCLLSEELTKESEEETEDEDEEEGDFDSPGGLKIYELCTECGRFFDILKPHTCEHIIKPFSCNICGKRCVTEMSLKIHSKIHDETYEHPCKYCHVTFKTRVDKRKHEQTHQDGRDPYKCPDCPETFATSKERSIHLANHRAPKEFKCGVCGIEFKDVHHLRRHSVVHTGLKPYKCSVCQRGFNQGSHLKSHMRLHTGERPYKCQHCYRSFNHNVSLKSHVQRYHTSSAGREWKKGKRKERARGDAAAKSNVNKKNTDFEFDNVEGTERTDMPKSKKRSTGRPKGRPKRKAADGLVVARGAKGQRSNTKTAKSKAQKLKRTGFSNEQSEDEQSGSDASFSSEEEEEQEEKEAARNSTGRARGRPKHDSDTDFVPEEGTKKKRYSSQSSGESSGKRRGRPKKNPEV from the exons ATGTGCTCCGTCCTCACATGCGATTCGTGGCGTCGCAGTGCGCACCGGTTCAAGTTACCAGAGGATCCGGAGAGGAGGCTGGAGTGGGTCCAGTTTCTGTTCGAAGTCAACGGCCAACGGCTCAAAGAATCGTCCTGGACCGATATCACCATCTGCAGCGAACACTTCACCGACGACTGCTTTTCAGACGTGACAGGCGTGGTCCAGCTGAAGCCCACTGTGGTCCCTTCAGTGTGCCTCCAGTCAGAGCCGGAGCAGCCTGTGGACAGCCCACAGTGTATG GAGCCAGTGCAGATCACACATATTGCTTATCAGTGTGATGACCTAGACCCTCGTAATAGTCCAGCATCCTCCTCTGAAACATCAACAG GTTCCCAAGCAAGTCCTGAGTCAAGCGGGGTCTCAGTGTCATATTCACCTGACCGGGCGCCACAAAACGTCATGACTGGTTTGAACAAGGAAAA AGCTGCACTTCTACAGATGAGAGGAAAGTTTGTTGTGAATGAAAGCTGCCTCCTCCAGTTGTTCCGCCGCAAGTGCCCGTCTTGTGGCTGTAAACTTCAGATGGAGAAGGTCACCTATGGGGCGCTCATCTTCTTCAACCAGCGGTGCCTTCAGTGCGAGTACAGGTACGAGTGGAAAAGCCAGGTCAATGCCAGTGTCCCATCAGATGAGTTCCAACACTCAGGAGGAACTTCAGAGACCCAGCAG GAAGTGCCCTCAGGTGACGACCCCAGCAACAGAGTTTTCTCTGAGATTGTTACGTTCAGTGATGAAGACAGTGATCCTTCAGATGAAGGCGAGGAAGGTGATGACGGTGGCGTGAGTTCAGATGGAGAATGGAATCCGACTGAGGACTGTTTGCTATCTGAAGAGCTCACAAAGGAGTCTGAAGAGGAGACGGAAGATGAAGACGAAGAGGAGGGAGATTTTGACTCGCCGGGTGGCCTCAAAATTTATGAGCTCTGCACAGAGTGTGGACGATTTTTCGATATTCTGAAGCCTCACACGTGTGAGCACATAATCAAGCCCTTTTCCTGCAACATTTGCGGAAAAAGATGTGTCACCGAGATGTCTCTAAAAATCCACAGCAAAATCCACGATGAAACCTATGAGCACCCTTGCAAATACTGCCACGTTACCTTCAAAACAAGGGTGGACAAACGCAAACACGAGCAGACCCATCAAGATGGCAGAGACCCCTATAAATGCCCCGACTGCCCGGAGACATTTGCAACCAGTAAAGAACGCAGCATTCACCTGGCAAATCACAGAGCGCCGAAGGAGTTCAAATGTGGAGTCTGTGGGATTGAATTTAAGGACGTGCATCATCTTCGGAGACACTCTGTCGTGCACACGGGATTGAAACCGTACAAGTGCTCAGTGTGCCAGCGTGGCTTCAACCAGGGGAGCCACCTGAAGTCCCACATGCGTCTGCACACAGGGGAGAGGCCTTATAAGTGCCAGCACTGTTACCGCAGCTTCAATCACAACGTGAGCTTGAAGAGTCACGTCCAGCGTTACCACACATCGAGCGCTGGACGTGAGTGGAAGAAagggaagagaaaggagagagcgAGGGGCGATGCTGCTGCCAAGAGCAATGTGAATAAGAAGAACACAGACTTTGAGTTTGACAATGTAGAGGGCACAGAGAGAACAGATATGCCAAAAAGTAAAAAGAGGAGCACAGGTAGACCCAAAGGAAGGCCGAAGAGGAAGGCAGCAGACGGCTTGGTTGTGGCAAGGGGGGCAAAAGGCCAGCGATCAAACACTAAGACAGCGAAATCAAAGGCACAGAAGTTAAAGAGAACAGGTTTCAGCAATGAGCAAAGTGAGGACGAGCAATCAGGAAGTGATGCATCCTTTTCCtcggaggaagaggaagagcaagaggagaaggaggcggCGAGGAACAGCACagggagagcaagaggaagaCCAAAACACGACAGCGACACTGATTTTGTCCCAGAAGAaggcacaaagaaaaagaggtaCAGCAGTCAGAGCAGTGGTGAGAGCTCAGGGAAACGCAGGGGGAGACCAAAGAAAAATCCCGAGGTCTGA